In Fusarium poae strain DAOMC 252244 chromosome Unknown contig_2, whole genome shotgun sequence, a single genomic region encodes these proteins:
- a CDS encoding uncharacterized protein (SECRETED:SignalP(1-26)) has product MAAHSLIKGLIVGSGLLAAAVQASSGDHRLNARDNGGYRPEPQGHFVCVEQHKIVKVTVGEPGGECTMTTTYPGTSGGYLIQGTVLYRLNLETGDNPAVNENVGPGGNINAIGYNILDNYLYGFVAVSGGRWQLIQIDAEGGHQLLPLTVDRFYSTGDIDANGQLWIGASGTTAWAQIDLDPDSARYGQLVDSGTMKVPGNFVADWVFLENGGPYLYSIAWSTTARLVRWSIERKEWSEVRDYGNVTPAAPQFGALYAVGDEMWGSDNTSGKIIAFPVLDDNAPARDISAGPPSNSNDGARCFAAPAPSNR; this is encoded by the exons ATGGCAGCTCACTCTTTGATCAAGGGCCTCATCGTCGGGTCAGGTCTCCTCGCGGCCGCCGTGCAGGCTTCCTCGGGAGATCATCGCCTGAATGCTCGAGACAATGGCGGCTACAGGCCTGAGCCCCAGGGACATTTTGTCTGCGTCGAGCAGCACAAGATCGTCAAGGTGACCGTCGGTGAACCCGGGGGCGAGTGCACCATGACGACCACGTACCCCGGGACCTCT GGTGGTTACCTCATCCAGGGGACAGTTCTGTACCGACTCAACTTGGAGACTGGCGATAATCCGGCTGTCAACGAGAACGTCGGGCCTGGCGGTAACATCAATGCCATCGGTTATAACATCCTTGACAATTACCTCTATGGCTTTGTGGCCGTGAGTGGCGGCCGCTGGCAGCTGATCCAGATTGACGCCGAGGGTGGCCACCAACTGCTTCCCCTCACGGTTGACCGTTTCTACAGTACGGGAGATATTGACGCCAACGGCCAGCTGTGGATTGGGGCATCCGGGACTACGGCTTGGGCACAGATCGACCTGGACCCTGATTCGGCGAGGTACGGACAGCTCGTAGATTCAGGCACTATGAAAGTCCCAGGAAACTTCGTTGCTGACTGGGTGTTCCTTGAGAACGGTGGCCCATACCTCTACTCGATTGCCTGGTCGACCACAGCTCGCCTTGTTCGCTGGTCCATCGAGAGAAAGGAGTGGTCGGAGGTCCGTGACTACGGCAACGTCACGCCCGCGGCGCCTCAGTTCGGCGCCCTGTATGCTGTTGGCGATGAAATGTGGGGAAGCGACAACACCTCTGGCAAAATcatcgcgttccctgtcctGGACGATAATGCGCCGGCGAGGGATATCAGCGCAGGGCCGCCATCGAACAGCAACGATGGTGCGCGTTGCTTCGCCGCCCCAGCACCTTCGAACCGCTAA
- a CDS encoding uncharacterized protein (SECRETED:SignalP(1-16)), with product MKLLPVLAIFFAGVLAAPPPGSGYGGDFDACRGVFYSVSRCCSAGILDIADVDCENPTNIPTSIDSFKADCASIGKRARCCSDPFVGVALLCRSPYSS from the exons ATGAAGTTACTCCCAGTTCTCGCTATCTTCTTCGCTGGCGTCCTcgctgctcctcctcctggttcTGGTTATGGTGGCGATTTTGATGCCTGCCGTGGAGTTTTCTATAGCGTGTCTCGGTGCTGTAGTGCTGGTATTCTTGATATTGCTGATGTTGACTGTGAAAACC CCACCAATATTCCTACAAGCATTGATAGCTTTAAGGCCGATTGTGCCAGTATTGGCAAACGTGCCCGTTGCTGTTCTGACCCTTTT GTTGGAGTAGCGCTTCTCTGCCGTAGCCCTTATAGTTCTTAA